Proteins found in one Deltaproteobacteria bacterium genomic segment:
- a CDS encoding type II toxin-antitoxin system VapC family toxin, with protein sequence MRDASADTDTLTYLHAGHARVVERLRAVEDPDVGTTIVTKIELLRGRFDHVLKAATAAECLRAQERLLRTEELLAQILFVPLNQAAVAHVDRLRALPGLRRIGRADLLIAAIALAHKATLVTRNVGHFRRVPGLTVVN encoded by the coding sequence ATGCGTGATGCTTCTGCTGACACCGACACGCTGACGTACCTCCATGCGGGTCACGCGCGCGTCGTTGAACGCCTGCGCGCCGTGGAGGATCCAGACGTCGGGACCACAATCGTTACCAAGATCGAACTGCTCCGCGGCCGTTTTGATCACGTGCTGAAAGCTGCAACTGCGGCGGAATGTCTCCGAGCTCAAGAGCGGCTTTTACGCACGGAAGAACTGTTGGCGCAGATCCTGTTCGTGCCGCTGAACCAAGCGGCGGTGGCACACGTCGATCGACTACGGGCTTTGCCCGGATTGCGGCGGATAGGACGGGCCGACCTGCTGATCGCGGCGATAGCCCTGGCGCACAAGGCGACGCTCGTTACGCGCAACGTTGGGCACTTTCGCCGAGTTCCCGGCCTCACGGTGGTGAACTGA
- a CDS encoding helix-turn-helix domain-containing protein, with amino-acid sequence MRRATSTTTDVLTLEEVAEYLRLPRETIERAARQGCIPGRRIEDTWRFLRAAIDEWLRSHDGRTILLQQAGVLAEDEFLDSLRSAIYAERGRPETDTRDA; translated from the coding sequence ATGAGACGAGCGACAAGCACCACCACGGATGTCCTGACGCTGGAAGAGGTAGCGGAATACCTCCGACTGCCAAGAGAGACGATCGAACGGGCGGCGAGGCAGGGGTGTATTCCCGGTCGGCGGATCGAGGATACGTGGCGTTTTCTCCGCGCGGCGATCGATGAGTGGCTGCGCTCACACGACGGCCGCACCATTTTGCTCCAGCAGGCCGGCGTCCTCGCTGAGGATGAATTCCTTGACTCGCTCCGGAGCGCAATCTACGCCGAACGGGGCCGGCCGGAAACCGACACGCGCGATGCGTGA